In the Triticum aestivum cultivar Chinese Spring chromosome 2B, IWGSC CS RefSeq v2.1, whole genome shotgun sequence genome, ATTTTAGCTGACTGAAATAACCATTAaacatatttgaaaaaaaatcactagAACTCTCTTCACATATTTGAAAATATATTAGGTTCATATATTTGAAATATTCTATTTCACATAGTGAAACAAGTATAAAATATATTCAAAATTGGTCTTGTTCTAAAGTTCTTGCCACCAGAATTACAAATATATATAAAAATTAGAAAACGAAGTTgtagtttaaaagatatgattgatTGAAATTGTCAGAGAGAAAATAAAAGGCATGGAGTTGTTGAGATGGAGAGGAGAAATAATGAATGCACCTGCATGGGAACTAGCATAGCTTTTTATGACAAAAACTAATAGAAGTACACATGTGGGCCTGTTGCTTGTACAAGTTAGAGATGTATTGCATAGTATTCAAATCAAAAAATGAATTTTACTATTATACGGAGCAGGGCGGCACGAATCTCAGTATGCAAACGAGCGGTGGATTGCTTGCCGGTACATACCACCACCGGTAAAAAGAGCTTTGCGTTTCCCACCACGGCATCCAACTCTTCTCTTCCGTAAGCAAAGGGGATTTCAACGAGATAGGGAGATGTACAATTTCACTCGTGGTTATAACGAATTTTCTATGCAGCAGCCTGCCACTTGTTGAGAGTGATCACTTTTTTCTTGTTGCCTGCGTTGCGACATGCAGCATGCAGGATATATTTGGTCTTACGTGGCCAGATCTCCGGACAAATGCCCGCTTTGACTTACAACGTACACACGCCTTTTATTTACAGTATCCGACATACACACTGTCCAACACTAGTGGCCACGACAGCAGAATGGAAGGAAAATTCATAGCTTCCGCGGCACCTCTCGCGCGTCCCGTGTCAAAGTGTCAATCTGTCATGGACTACGACCACCGAATGCCTGCGTCCTCTATATATACCTGACCAAGCGAAGACACCAGCATAGCTTCTGAGTTCTGACTTCTGGCCACTACATCCATCACCGCGACCAGTCGATCCTAGGTGACTAGCTAGCAGAGCGCGTTCCATTAGTCGTTCAGGAAACCAATCTGATGGGGAGGTCGCCGTGCTGCTCCCACGACGCCGGCGTGAAGAAAGGGCCATGGACGGAGGAGGAGGACAAGACTTTGGTGGAGCACATCCAGAAGCGCGGCGGGAACGTCGGCGGCTGGCGTGGCCTGCCCAAGACCGCCGGGCTGAACCGCTGCGGTAAGAGCTGCCGTCTCCGGTGGACCAACTACCTCTGCCCCGACATCAAGCGCGGCAACTTCACCGAGGACGAAGAGCGCCTCATCATCACCCTCCATGCCAGCCTCGGGAACAAGTACGTAGTTCATGTCAAGTCCAACTACTCCACGCACACGGCTTAGCCGCCATGCCCCATGCATGGACTGTCAATTTCCTCCAGCTGGACCTTTTTCCATAGTTGTTAGTCCTCAAGTGAGATTGACATGGATAAATTATTATTGTACTTTAGGTGGGCGACGATCGCGACTCATCTGGAGGGCCGGACAGACAACGAGATCAAGAACTACTGGAACACGCACATCCGGAAGAAGCTCCTGCGCATGGGCGTCGACCCAGTGACGCACCAGCAACTGCCACCCAACCAGAGCCACCACCACCTCCCCGAGGCGCTCCtctgggcggcggcggccgcgagccTGGGCGGCATGGACACCGGCGCTCTCATGCAGGCTCAGCTTCTGCAGCAGCTCCTCCGGACGATAGGCTCTAACAACGACGCAACTAACCTCGTAGCCAACCTGGCTGCAGCAAACGCAGTGCTGAACTCAAGCGGAAGCATGGTTCCCAACCTCCTGCTCCAGGACCAGATGAACTGCCTGCAGCCGGGTTACCTCTGCAACACCTCCAATTTTGCAGAGCAGCATGTGGTGCAGCAGCATCTCACCAATGACACGTCTCCGGGAACGAGCTCCTTTGCAGCAGCTGAACAGGCTGGTCAGCTCTGCAACACCGCAGCTTCATTTGCACCCCATGATGCTGCACCGCAGCTTCCCGCGCAGGAGTTCGCTTGCTTGCTggagcccatgacagagctgcccGATCTGTGCTCTCTGGAGAGTGATTCTTTCTGGAAGGAGATATTGGAGGACAGCTACCGTTTGTAGATCCCTTCTTCCGGCTAAAACAAATGATTTGTGTATGAAAGTTTTGTACAGTGTTAGGTGTAGATGAGACGATAAAACATGCATTGATTTGTTTGTGCGTTCATTGTGCTTCTTCAAATAGATTTGTCAGTAGTGAATTTAAAGGTTGTCAATTGTTGATTTAATCCTTTTCGAAAAATTGTTGATTTAATGTGACTTGTGCTCCTTATCAGTTAAGATGTTGCCACTAAAATGGCAGACAACTGAAACACTTTTGTCAAAATGACGGTAGTGCTTATTAGATAGAATTTCGTTATGGTTGGAGCTTAGCAATAGATACTGCAATGGAATGTTATACTGGTTTACACAGCCCATGTTAGCTAATACACGAACGGACCTATGGTGTCGTAAAAAGCTGAGTAGATTTCATTTTCAATATTTTTTTTCAAGCAACCGGCAGGAAAACTACCTTTTCATAAAAAGAAAAGGAGGATTTATGTACAGAGGTGACAAAGTTTGTGAAGAGAAGTAGCCTTTTTTGTGAAGAGAATAAGCCGAAACCCTATGTTCAATAATGTATTCGCCCTCCATACAGCTTCTTGTAAATACATTTCTAGGGAACGGCTTTACACTAGTAgtgcatttgtcccggttggtcagggccttttgtcccggttcgtgaaccggaactaaagggtcgttactaatgcctcccccctttagtcccggttctaacacgaaccgggacagatgggcctccacgtggccggtgcgccgagcccaggcaggagggcctttggtccaccaaccgggaccaaaaggtatccacgcgtcagcatttcagtggctggggtttttattttttataaagggggggggggggttgggggttttggggggttaatttaggtgtttcatatattgtgttagctagctaattaatagagagaagtgtcatctcttatgtccatgcttggtcgatgctacgtactgtacctagagaggccctcgacacgctagct is a window encoding:
- the LOC123041998 gene encoding transcription factor MYB93-like, with amino-acid sequence MGRSPCCSHDAGVKKGPWTEEEDKTLVEHIQKRGGNVGGWRGLPKTAGLNRCGKSCRLRWTNYLCPDIKRGNFTEDEERLIITLHASLGNKWATIATHLEGRTDNEIKNYWNTHIRKKLLRMGVDPVTHQQLPPNQSHHHLPEALLWAAAAASLGGMDTGALMQAQLLQQLLRTIGSNNDATNLVANLAAANAVLNSSGSMVPNLLLQDQMNCLQPGYLCNTSNFAEQHVVQQHLTNDTSPGTSSFAAAEQAGQLCNTAASFAPHDAAPQLPAQEFACLLEPMTELPDLCSLESDSFWKEILEDSYRL